In the genome of Chryseobacterium arthrosphaerae, one region contains:
- a CDS encoding MFS transporter, translating to MHDRESYNTKMPAACFLLFFAHGLVFSSWASRIPVIKNALSISEAELGTLLLLMPIGQLFTMVPAGKLISRFGSSRIIKSCFLLYPVFLLLIGLSPSYWALAVVLFFFGVSGNLCNIAMNTQAIEIESITKRTLLSSYHGAWCLAGLVGAVVGLLAINIHVGTFYHFVFIFILVAVLWMYGKGNLTNIIHKVEPQRQSIFKTVTPTLVGLGVIGFLSMAIEGAMFDWSGVYFQTIVKAPDGLVILGYTSFIFMMTLGRFAGNRVIEKYGKKTVLQGCGLLMSCGLFLSVFFPELWICIIAFMIIGLGGSLSVPSVYSAVGQVSTVAPSIALSFVSSISFLGFLMGPPLIGYIAEAFDLRYSYGLFACFGILLAVIAGQMEIFRNKK from the coding sequence ATGCACGATAGAGAATCTTACAATACGAAAATGCCTGCAGCCTGCTTTTTACTTTTCTTTGCCCACGGGCTTGTTTTTTCTTCCTGGGCCAGCAGGATCCCGGTGATCAAAAATGCGCTCTCAATCAGTGAAGCGGAGCTGGGAACTCTATTACTGCTGATGCCGATAGGACAGCTTTTTACTATGGTTCCTGCCGGAAAACTGATCAGCAGGTTCGGAAGCAGCCGGATTATTAAAAGCTGTTTTTTGCTGTATCCTGTTTTTCTGTTGCTGATCGGGCTTTCACCATCTTACTGGGCGCTTGCTGTGGTTCTTTTTTTCTTTGGAGTTTCCGGGAATCTGTGCAATATTGCGATGAATACGCAGGCGATTGAAATAGAATCGATCACCAAAAGAACACTTCTTTCCTCTTATCACGGTGCCTGGTGCCTCGCAGGATTGGTGGGAGCAGTTGTAGGATTATTGGCGATTAATATCCATGTAGGGACTTTTTATCATTTCGTATTCATTTTTATCCTGGTGGCAGTGCTATGGATGTACGGCAAAGGAAATTTAACCAATATCATCCATAAGGTTGAACCGCAAAGGCAATCTATTTTTAAAACAGTAACCCCTACTTTGGTAGGGCTTGGAGTGATCGGGTTTTTAAGCATGGCTATTGAAGGTGCTATGTTCGACTGGAGCGGAGTATATTTTCAGACAATTGTAAAAGCACCGGATGGACTTGTCATCCTGGGATATACAAGCTTTATCTTCATGATGACTTTAGGCAGATTTGCAGGAAACCGTGTGATTGAAAAATATGGAAAAAAGACCGTTTTGCAGGGCTGTGGTCTCCTGATGAGCTGCGGTCTTTTCCTCAGCGTTTTCTTTCCGGAATTATGGATATGCATTATTGCTTTTATGATCATTGGTCTCGGAGGGTCTCTGAGTGTTCCATCGGTTTACAGTGCCGTGGGACAGGTGAGTACAGTTGCGCCCAGCATTGCATTGTCTTTTGTATCCAGTATTTCGTTCTTAGGATTTCTGATGGGACCTCCTTTGATCGGATATATTGCTGAGGCTTTTGATCTCAGGTATTCCTATGGTCTTTTTGCGTGTTTTGGTATTCTGCTGGCAGTAATTGCCGGACAGATGGAAATATTCAGAAATAAAAAGTGA
- a CDS encoding MFS transporter, translating to MNTYPKRWQALQFLVAGAFLSPLDYFIVNMALPSIKKTFSASDHQLQMVVAIYGLTYAALVVCGGRLGDLYGRKKAFTSGLYIFLLSSLACALSPDITWLIIARMFQGVGASMLAPQVLASIKVLFSSREQPKAISIFSAVFGLASVIGQLLGGLLLSMHWGNFSWEMVFLVNVPVTLICILGIHFTMDNNHREENTGIDLPGSLLLILALLMLICPLIFGQKYHWAWWIFGVIFTGIILLAVFLKYEIYRLKHGQSILIDVSLLKNLPFALSLIIIFFYNFTSGLFICYPYYLQQFLHQNSMQAGLAIVPYGIAFFIGPLIMPKLKLPLYKMIFIGLGLLMTGFISSAIAFYILQKPSLITTITLFIAGLGHGTIMPVMMRTAISTVSGSQVGQASGLISIGIQIGSVTGGAIIGTVFFNMIKTLGFPEAFASAIALIGVFQIMGTGISIRLKKYICV from the coding sequence ATGAACACCTATCCGAAACGCTGGCAGGCACTCCAGTTTCTTGTTGCCGGAGCATTTCTATCTCCGCTGGATTATTTCATTGTCAATATGGCATTACCCTCTATAAAAAAAACATTCAGTGCCAGCGATCATCAGCTTCAGATGGTGGTTGCTATTTACGGGCTCACTTATGCAGCGCTTGTTGTCTGCGGAGGGAGGCTTGGAGATTTGTATGGCAGAAAAAAAGCTTTTACATCAGGTTTATATATCTTTTTGCTGTCTTCTCTTGCGTGTGCTCTCTCTCCTGATATTACCTGGCTGATTATTGCCCGGATGTTTCAGGGTGTTGGTGCATCTATGCTTGCCCCTCAGGTATTGGCTTCTATAAAAGTCTTATTCAGCAGCCGGGAACAACCGAAAGCAATAAGTATTTTCAGTGCTGTTTTCGGGCTGGCTTCTGTCATCGGACAATTGCTTGGCGGGTTGCTTCTCAGTATGCACTGGGGAAATTTTTCCTGGGAAATGGTATTTCTTGTTAATGTTCCGGTAACCCTCATCTGTATTTTGGGTATTCATTTCACCATGGACAATAACCATAGAGAGGAAAATACAGGAATAGATCTTCCAGGTTCCCTGTTGTTGATACTGGCTTTACTGATGCTGATCTGTCCTTTGATTTTCGGACAAAAATACCACTGGGCATGGTGGATATTTGGGGTTATATTTACAGGAATAATCCTATTGGCCGTTTTCCTTAAATATGAAATATACAGGCTGAAACACGGACAATCCATACTCATCGATGTCAGTTTGCTGAAGAACCTTCCTTTTGCATTAAGTCTGATCATCATCTTTTTTTACAATTTTACATCCGGTCTGTTTATCTGCTATCCCTATTATCTTCAACAATTTCTTCATCAGAATTCTATGCAGGCAGGACTTGCTATCGTTCCCTATGGAATCGCTTTTTTTATTGGTCCTTTGATCATGCCTAAACTCAAGCTACCTCTCTATAAAATGATTTTCATAGGTTTAGGATTACTGATGACAGGGTTTATCTCAAGTGCAATTGCTTTTTATATTCTGCAAAAACCTTCTCTGATTACAACTATAACATTATTCATAGCAGGATTAGGTCATGGCACCATTATGCCTGTAATGATGCGGACAGCGATTTCAACCGTATCGGGAAGTCAGGTGGGACAGGCATCAGGTCTGATCAGTATCGGAATACAGATAGGCAGTGTAACCGGAGGAGCCATTATCGGAACTGTATTTTTCAACATGATCAAAACATTGGGGTTTCCTGAAGCATTTGCTTCAGCCATTGCCCTGATTGGAGTTTTTCAGATTATGGGAACAGGAATCAGTATTCGATTAAAAAAATATATCTGTGTCTGA
- a CDS encoding AraC family transcriptional regulator, producing the protein MKGADLEGIDVREIQLKEDEAVFKAKAFLSLVYVVKGKGSLTYDERRIDFTEGKLFIIPQHETYRFESENAILTTIQCPMEFIDKIRMEADRIESCENLYKLRYISNNYHARAGCVFRNKDDEKFAGTLIVQIARELRSKTEDYLIIRNCISILLNLIARNIIKSETSDLQENRKAFSIMKIITYIQQHVKDREKTGIPAISGHFGISGNYFGEYFKQQTGVSYQDYLLDYRLKLAETYLKYSSVRLSEIAYELQFSDESHLSRLFKKYRGVTPGEYRKKFR; encoded by the coding sequence ATGAAAGGAGCAGATCTTGAAGGCATCGATGTCCGGGAAATACAATTGAAGGAAGATGAGGCTGTTTTTAAAGCAAAAGCTTTTCTTTCACTGGTATATGTTGTAAAAGGAAAGGGTAGTCTGACCTATGATGAAAGAAGAATTGATTTTACGGAAGGTAAACTTTTTATTATTCCTCAACATGAAACGTATCGTTTTGAAAGCGAAAATGCCATACTTACCACCATCCAGTGTCCAATGGAATTTATTGATAAAATTAGGATGGAAGCGGATCGTATCGAAAGCTGTGAGAACCTGTATAAGTTAAGGTATATAAGTAATAATTACCATGCGAGAGCCGGATGTGTATTCCGTAATAAGGATGATGAGAAATTTGCCGGAACTTTGATCGTGCAGATTGCCAGGGAGCTCAGAAGCAAGACGGAAGATTATCTTATTATCCGGAACTGTATTTCTATTTTACTGAATCTTATTGCCCGTAATATCATTAAAAGTGAAACTTCTGATCTGCAGGAGAACAGGAAAGCATTTTCCATCATGAAGATCATTACTTATATTCAACAGCATGTAAAGGATAGGGAAAAAACAGGTATTCCAGCTATTTCCGGTCATTTTGGAATTTCCGGAAACTATTTTGGTGAGTATTTTAAACAGCAGACCGGAGTTTCTTATCAGGATTATTTACTGGACTATAGGCTTAAACTTGCTGAAACCTATTTAAAATACAGCAGTGTACGGTTGAGTGAGATTGCTTATGAACTTCAGTTCAGTGATGAAAGTCACCTCTCCAGATTATTTAAAAAATACAGAGGAGTTACGCCTGGTGAATACAGGAAAAAGTTCAGGTGA
- a CDS encoding MarR family winged helix-turn-helix transcriptional regulator, producing the protein MDFDFIKELGYKALDSRLKRISGRMSHDVRKFYKEFGIDVEPNWYLVLMLLQKKGEISITDIAEPLGYSHPSVVVIVKKMTDKGYLLIKKDRTDKRKQIISLSPKAIEMLPQLEKIWDSCEKAILQLLSEDLAILSYLDSIDQELKSESFYNRFRQQYLKSIHS; encoded by the coding sequence ATGGATTTTGACTTTATTAAAGAGCTTGGTTATAAAGCACTGGATAGCAGGCTTAAAAGGATCAGTGGCCGGATGTCTCATGATGTCAGGAAGTTTTATAAAGAATTCGGAATAGATGTAGAACCCAACTGGTATCTTGTACTGATGCTGTTGCAGAAGAAAGGAGAGATCTCTATCACGGATATTGCGGAGCCTTTGGGGTATTCCCATCCTTCCGTAGTAGTGATTGTCAAAAAGATGACAGACAAAGGCTATCTGCTTATCAAAAAAGACCGTACGGACAAACGCAAGCAGATCATTTCACTTTCCCCGAAAGCCATAGAGATGCTTCCTCAGCTGGAAAAAATCTGGGACAGCTGTGAAAAGGCAATTCTCCAGCTGTTATCTGAAGATCTTGCGATTCTGTCTTATCTGGACAGTATAGATCAGGAGCTTAAGAGTGAATCATTTTACAACAGATTCAGACAACAATACTTAAAATCAATACATTCATGA
- a CDS encoding type VI secretion system Vgr family protein: MFKEPNENLSKKKINTNSAHTSDTTAKFMGKTMHTNNPTVSEDKVWSKQPTSKIFNAQGIPDNAVAGINRVVKLEIFVEGKAIKFFKHFKLKQSAVKHHEFDLILAHDTLGSAENHNLEEAQSFLGKRITVIFRYKDVERGPERNFVGVITEVGFSQEKGSLGNIVLTGFSPTILLDAAPHIQSFGGSQPISLNSIASEVIKEGLGQEKFDFRVDARYGNVPYSSQYEETHYNYLARIAESYGEQFFYDGEILHFGQLPPQEKPVKLVYGSNLSDVKIKMKAQHVNPTFYGYNSSQHEKLTTGASKVSHTSDIARRAYEISENTFKTPSLRIAPINASTFMDVDSSQKGTTGSKAAEVFITSGFMTVPFLYPGCIVDLEMRKTDTNDTSYFTKLMLTEVTHEVDARGYYNGYFESIAADTGFLPRPDFHVPKAEPQIATVISNTDPLNQGRIQVQFDWQKSNTTQFIRMMSPDAGGTDQITQNRGYVAVPEVGDQVMVGFEYHHPDFPFAMGGMFHGQVGLGGGVNNHIKSIQTRSGNKVIFNDAEGSIFIEDPSGNTYLMDGKGNITVTAPKNMTFNVGENLTVNVGQNMNTTVGADQSNIVGMNKTESITMNSSQSIGAMKITSVVGDASMMIAGKLTEVIEGDVQSEVKKERKEYAGEVENSSSNGTIHQNAKVEVKNNSGEKSNNF, translated from the coding sequence ATGTTTAAGGAACCCAATGAGAATCTTTCCAAAAAGAAAATAAATACAAATTCTGCCCATACATCAGACACTACAGCAAAGTTCATGGGCAAGACCATGCATACCAATAATCCTACTGTTTCTGAAGATAAAGTGTGGTCAAAACAACCTACTTCCAAAATATTTAACGCCCAGGGAATTCCCGACAATGCCGTTGCAGGAATCAACAGGGTAGTGAAGCTGGAAATCTTCGTAGAAGGTAAAGCTATTAAATTTTTCAAACATTTTAAACTTAAGCAAAGTGCGGTAAAGCATCATGAATTTGATCTTATTCTTGCCCATGATACCTTAGGAAGTGCTGAAAATCATAATCTTGAAGAGGCACAAAGCTTCTTAGGAAAAAGAATTACCGTTATTTTCAGGTATAAAGATGTTGAAAGAGGTCCTGAACGAAACTTTGTAGGGGTTATTACCGAGGTGGGCTTCAGTCAGGAAAAAGGAAGTCTGGGGAATATTGTGCTGACAGGTTTCAGCCCGACGATTCTTTTGGATGCGGCCCCGCATATTCAGAGTTTTGGTGGAAGCCAGCCGATCAGTCTGAACAGTATTGCCAGTGAGGTGATCAAGGAAGGGCTGGGACAGGAAAAATTTGATTTCAGGGTAGATGCCCGCTATGGAAATGTACCTTACAGTTCTCAATACGAAGAGACCCATTATAATTACCTGGCAAGAATTGCCGAATCTTATGGTGAACAGTTTTTCTACGATGGGGAAATTCTTCACTTCGGACAGCTTCCGCCACAGGAAAAACCGGTAAAACTTGTTTACGGAAGTAACCTGAGCGATGTGAAGATCAAAATGAAGGCACAGCACGTTAATCCTACATTTTACGGCTACAACAGCAGTCAGCACGAAAAGCTGACTACCGGAGCGTCCAAAGTAAGCCATACTTCAGACATTGCAAGAAGAGCCTATGAAATCTCAGAAAATACTTTTAAAACACCATCATTAAGAATTGCACCTATCAATGCTTCTACCTTCATGGATGTTGATTCATCCCAGAAAGGAACTACAGGAAGCAAGGCTGCTGAGGTTTTCATTACCTCAGGGTTTATGACTGTTCCGTTTTTATACCCGGGATGTATTGTAGATCTTGAAATGCGTAAAACCGATACTAATGATACTTCCTATTTTACCAAGCTGATGCTGACGGAAGTAACCCATGAAGTGGATGCCCGAGGATATTATAACGGATATTTTGAATCTATTGCTGCAGACACAGGTTTTCTTCCACGTCCGGATTTCCATGTGCCTAAAGCTGAGCCTCAGATCGCAACCGTTATCTCGAACACAGATCCATTGAACCAGGGACGTATACAGGTACAGTTTGACTGGCAAAAAAGCAATACCACCCAATTTATCAGGATGATGAGCCCGGATGCCGGAGGTACAGATCAGATCACCCAAAACAGAGGATATGTTGCGGTTCCTGAAGTAGGAGATCAGGTAATGGTTGGTTTTGAATATCATCATCCGGATTTTCCTTTTGCGATGGGAGGAATGTTCCATGGTCAGGTGGGATTAGGCGGCGGAGTAAACAACCATATCAAATCTATTCAGACCCGGAGCGGCAACAAAGTGATTTTTAACGATGCGGAAGGCAGTATTTTTATTGAAGACCCAAGCGGAAATACTTATTTAATGGATGGGAAAGGCAATATTACCGTTACTGCTCCTAAAAATATGACCTTCAACGTTGGCGAGAATCTTACAGTGAATGTGGGCCAGAATATGAATACTACGGTAGGCGCTGACCAGAGTAACATCGTGGGAATGAATAAAACAGAAAGTATTACCATGAACAGTTCACAAAGTATCGGTGCCATGAAGATAACTTCTGTAGTGGGAGATGCCAGTATGATGATTGCCGGGAAACTGACGGAAGTAATTGAAGGTGATGTACAGAGTGAAGTGAAAAAAGAAAGAAAAGAATATGCAGGGGAAGTTGAAAACTCTTCAAGCAATGGAACTATTCATCAAAATGCGAAAGTTGAAGTAAAAAATAATAGCGGGGAGAAAAGTAATAACTTTTAA